A genomic window from Amblyraja radiata isolate CabotCenter1 chromosome 18, sAmbRad1.1.pri, whole genome shotgun sequence includes:
- the LOC116983486 gene encoding protein BTG1-like: MSPGEELIKMKTEITTAVGFIGRLLRTTGLISDEQLQHFSESLEKALAEHYRHHWFPHMPCKGSGYRCIRINHKMDPLIARASNIIGLSSQQLFQLLPSELTLWVDPFEVSYRIGEDGSICVLYENVPSSAISPLDSMISCKDEFRIGRSSPSKSYMMTVSS; encoded by the exons ATGAGTCCAGGAGAAGAGTTGATCAAAATGAAAACTGAAATCACAACTGCCGTGGGCTTTATCGGCAGACTGCTGAGGACGACAGGGCTCATTTCTGACGAACAGCTCCAACATTTCAGCGAGTCGTTGGAGAAAGCTTTggcag AACACTACCGACACCACTGGTTTCCCCACATGCCCTGCAAAGGATCGGGCTATCGATGCATTAGGATCAACCACAAAATGGATCCTCTGATAGCAAGGGCGTCCAACATCATCGGGCTCAGCAGTCAACAACTTTTTCAACTTTTGCCGAGTGAATTGACTCTGTGGGTCGACCCGTTCGAGGTGTCCTACCGAATAGGTGAAGACGGGTCCATTTGTGTTCTTTATGAAAATGTACCTAGCAGCGCGATCTCCCCCTTGGATAGTATGATAAGTTGCAAGGATGAATTTAGAATTGGCAGATCGAGTCCCTCTAAGAGTTACATGATGACTGTTTCAAGTTAA